From a region of the Helianthus annuus cultivar XRQ/B chromosome 5, HanXRQr2.0-SUNRISE, whole genome shotgun sequence genome:
- the LOC110940058 gene encoding (-)-beta-pinene synthase, chloroplastic produces the protein MATVWAFSSPFLISNSSLSRKSIVACEKITINKSQLKDVPTMATPVRRSGNYPPSLWSYDRIQSLNSNYRGEKNMLRLQTLKEAAKTMIYKDNEKVENPLKTLNLVDDLQRLGISYHFENEISNALENIYYNYYETSEKWTTMDLNLKSLGFRLLRQHGYHVTQEIFEDIKDDSGNFKGHLHNDIMGLLNLYEASYHSLEEERILDDARDFTTKYLKESLENITDQHLSSLISHALDIPLHWMVPRVETKWFIKAYEKRSGMNPTLLELAKLDFNMVQAIHQEDLKYTSRWWNETTWDVKLSYTRDRLVESYMWAVGTNHLPPFSPLRRIVTKVVAMVTTIDDVYDVYGTLDELEQFTQAVARWDINSIEELPEYMKICFIGLYNSTNEIAYYTLTHTGFFNLSYLKKAWENQCKVYLKEAQWYHSGHKPTLEEYLENAFVSITMPLLLTHISFLTSVSSTEEILHSMERFENIIRYLGITLRLVDDLGTGTDEMARGDNPKAVQCYMNDSGATEDEAIMYVNTLVLNTWKKLNKERSGVMNSQIEKELTDCGANLIRMAHFMYHEADGHGTCPEVVKSHILSLLVNPI, from the exons ATGGCTACAGTATGGGCATTTTCTTCTCCATTTCTCATTTCGAATAGTTCTTTAAGTAGGAAAAGTATCGTTGCCTGTGAAAAGATAACAATTAACAAAAGCCAACTTAAGGATGTTCCTACCATGGCAACCCCAGTTAGAAGATCAGGAAATTATCCGCCTTCATTATGGTCATATGATCGTATTCAATCTCTCAATAGCAACTATAGA GGAGAGAAGAACATGCTAAGGCTGCAGACACTGAAAGAAGCAGCGAAGACCATGATTTATAAAGATAATGAAAAGGTGGAGAATCCGCTGAAGACGCTCAACCTGGTTGATGATTTGCAGAGACTCGGCATATCTTATCATTTTGAGAATGAGATAAGCAATGCCTTGGAAAATATATACTACAACTACTATGAAACTTCAGAAAAGTGGACTACAATGGATTTAAATCTTAAATCCCTTGGGTTTAGATTGTTGAGACAACATGGATATCATGTTACTCAAG AGATATTTGAAGATATTAAGGATGATTCCGGTAACTTCAAGGGACACTTGCACAATGATATCATGGGTTTGCTAAACTTGTATGAAGCTTCCTATCATTCACTAGAGGAAGAACGTATATTAGATGATGCTCGTGATTTCACGACCAAATATTTAAAAGAAAGTTTAGAGAACATCACTGATCAACATTTATCATCGTTAATAAGTCATGCATTGGATATTCCGCTTCATTGGATGGTTCCCCGAGTGGAGACAAAGTGGTTTATTAAAGCGTATGAAAAAAGAAGCGGAATGAATCCGACGTTGCTCGAGCTTGCAAAATTGGATTTTAATATGGTGCAAGCAATTCACCAAGAAGATTTAAAATACACATCaag ATGGTGGAATGAAACAACATGGGATGTGAAATTGAGCTATACTCGAGACCGGTTGGTGGAGAGTTACATGTGGGCTGTTGGTACTAATCACCTACCTCCATTTAGTCCTCTAAGGAGAATAGTAACAAAGGTTGTTGCTATGGTTACAACTATTGATGATGTCTATGATGTTTATGGTACTTTGGACGAACTTGAACAATTTACTCAAGCTGTTGCAAG ATGGGATATCAACTCTATCGAAGAACTCCCCGAGTATATGAAGATATGTTTCATTGGGTTGTACAACTCGACAAATGAGATCGCATATTATACACTGACACACACAGGATTCTTCAACCTATCGTATTTAAAGAAAGCA TGGGAAAATCAATGCAAGGTATACCTAAAAGAAGCGCAATGGTACCATAGTGGACATAAGCCAACACTTGAAGAGTACTTGGAGAATGCTTTTGTGTCGATAACAATGCCTTTACTTCTCACGCATATTAGTTTTTTAACATCAGTTAGTTCAACCGAAGAAATCCTGCATTccatggaaagatttgagaataTTATTCGCTACTTAGGGATAACCCTACGACTTGTAGATGACCTAGGGACAGGCACA GACGAAATGGCAAGAGGTGATAATCCAAAAGCGGTTCAGTGTTACATGAATGACAGTGGTGCAACTGAAGACGAAGCTATAATGTATGTGAATACGTTAGTCCTCAATACATGGAAGAAACTTAACAAAGAACGATCAGGTGTAATGAATTCTCAAATTGAAAAGGAGTTAACCGATTGTGGAGCCAACTTAATTCGAATGGCGCATTTCATGTACCATGAAGCAGATGGGCATGGTACTTGCCCAGAAGTGGTTAAATCTCATATATTGTCATTGTTGGTCAATCCAATATAA